TGGCAGGGCGCCGACCCCGACCTGCTGCTGGAGGAGGACGTCACCGACGACAACGTCCTCCCGAACTCCTACCGGCTTCCCTCTCGCATCCTGAACGTCGTCAACCGGGAGGTCAGCCACATCGACAAGCGCCAGGAGAAGGACCTCAACCCCCGCAAGGAGGGCGGCCGCGTCGAGGGGGTCCAGAACCCCTCGATGATCGACCTCGTCCGCAACGTCCGCACCACCATCGAGGAAGACGAGGACGGCACGGCGATGATCCTCTTCCGGGCGCGCTACCAGATGTTCCAGTTCATCGACGAGTTCATCGGGGAGGGGATCCCCTTCACCTGCCTGACCGACCAGCGGATGTGGACCGACCGGCTCACCCAGTACGTCCGCGCCATCGAGGCGCTGGACGTGGACGAGCCCGTCACCGGCCTGCAGGCCCGCCGGCTCGCGGACATGCTCGCCGACTCCGCGTTCGGCTCCGGCGAGCGCGACGACCTGTTCGACGAGCTCGACGCGATGGAGGAGGCCGCGGACGTCGAGGACCTCGAAGAGCTGTCGGTCGAACCGGAGACGATCCGCGACTACGCCCCGTTCGTCCCGGACCCGCGGGCGGCCGCCGACATGCTCCGGAAGGTCACCAGCTTTCAGGAGCGCTCCGTCGAGGCGTACTTCGCCGGCGAGTACGAGGGCATGGAGGCCGACCGCGTGCGCCTGGGCACGATCCACAGCGCGAAGGGTCGCGAGGCCGACCACGTCTTCGTCGCCACCGACCTCACCGAGAAGGTCGTCGAGCAGATGGCAGCCACCGTCGACCAGTCCGACCGGGAGGTCCCCGGCGACGAGGAGTTCACCAAGCGCACCTCGCCGGTCCCGACGCTCACCGACAACGAGCGACGGGTCTTCTACGTCGGGATGTCCCGCGCCCGCGAGCGACTGGTCATCATGGAGAACCTCGTCGACGGCGCCCCCACGCTGCCCATCGACGTGCTCCTCAACAACGAGCCGACCGGCGACTCCGTCGAAGACGTGCTCGCCGAGGCCCAGGAGCTCGGCGACGCCGTCGCAGCCGACTGAGCGCGTCGCTCCCGATTCCCGACCGCTCGACCCGGGCTCCCGGCACCGGGACCGCCGACTCCCGGCCCCGATAGCTTCTTTGCGGTGCGCGATCGAGTCACACGATCGAACGACCGTGACCGAGGAGTGTGCGGTCTGCGGCGAGACGGTGCCGTTCGGCGCCAGCGTCCACGTCCTCGTCAACCCGCCGGACGAGGAGCCCTTCGACCGGTACGTCTGTCGCTCGTGTTACGAGTCGGAACTGGGACCGCTCGCGGAGTGAGCGGTCGCCGCGCGGTAGTTCTATCCGAACGACAGTTTCACCCGGGGACATGGGAGACCGGCCACGCGGCGACGACGGGCGTCTCGTGGCGAACGGAACCCCTTCCGGAGTCCGCCACAGACACACGGGGTGTCTCGGAGCGCGGTCGTCCCCGTTTGTCTGGCTCTGGTGGCCGTCGGGGTGGTCACTGCGACGACCGGGAGTCCGCTTCTCGGGGCAGTCGCTGCGACGGTCGTCCCGATCTCCGGGAGAGCGGTGGCAGCATCCCGACCCCGCCTCTGAGGTGGGACTCCCCGACGGGGATTTACGGTCGCGCGTCTCCTCGGCCCGCAGGGACGCCTTCGCGCGGGGCGTTCACCGATCGCCGTCTGGGACCCCGAACGTGCTTTGCAGCGCGTACAGCCCGTCGAGCGGGCCTTCCCACCCGGGCGGGAACGACCGACGAGCGCCGGACGGCGCGGCGAGCGGCGCGGTCCCGCCCGCTTCGGAGTGACCGAAACCGACCGGTCAGCCGGTGTACCGGCCCGAACACCGCCCCGCGCGTCGGCGGAGGTTTTTTATATTACCCATGGTTATCCGGTGACATGGATTTACCGACGCCGGCGGACCTGCGGGAGCGGCGGAACGAGCTGGGGTTGACCCAGAGCGACCTGGCCGACAGGGCGGACGTGTCCCAGCCGCTGATCGCGCGTATCGAGGGCGGCGACGTGGACCCGCGGCTGTCGACGCTGCGGCGGATCGTCAACGCGCTGCAGGAGGCCGAGGGCGCCATCCTGCGCGCGGAGGACCTGATGAACTCGCCGATCGTGAGCGTCGAGCCCGACGACTCCGTCCACGAGACCCAGGAGCTGATGGACGAACACGGGTTCTCGCAGGCCCCGGTCATCCGCGACGGGACGCCGCTGGGGCTCATCAGCCACTCGGACATCCGCCAGCGCTCGGGCGACTCCGAGGCCGACAACGTCGGCGACTACCCCGTCGACGAACTCAAACGCGAGTCGATCGCGACCGTCGAGCCCGGCGCGACCATCGACGAGATCAACGACTACCTCAACCACAACGACGCCGTCCTCGTCGTCGAGGACGGCGAGACCATCGGGATCATCACCGAAGCCGATATCGCCGCCCACATCAGCTGAGGCGACCGCTCCCGCCCGTCCGTCACTCCGTCGCTGCCGCGGTCTCGTTCGTCGTCGCCGTGTCGGCGTTCGCGGCCGCCGGTGTCACTCGCCGTCCGCGTCGTCCGTGGCGACGTCCACGGGGATCGACGTGTTCTCCGCTTCGCCGAACCCGGCGCTGAGCACCCGCGTCAACGCCTCCTCGACGCGTTCGTCGGTCTCCTCGTAGGAGTCGGGGTCGACCTCGACGACGTAGCCGGTGGTGATGTTCGGCGCGGTAGGAAGAAAGAGCACGTCGCGGCCGTCCTCGGTCGTCTGTCCGGTCTTGAACGCGGTCATCCGCATGCCCTGCCAGGTCTCGATCTTCACGGGCTCCTGCAGTTCGTCCGCGCCGGAGACGACCGTCTCGACGGCCATCTTCGAGGCGTTGTAGACGACCCGGAGCCCGGGGAGCTGGTTCATCACGCGGTCGATCCCGTCCTCGATGAAGTCGCCGAAGGCCGTCCGCATCAGGTAGCCCAGCGAGAACACCACGAGGACGAAGATGACCAGCGTCAGCGCGACCCGCAGCGGGGCGCTGACGTTGTACACCTCGCCGAGCAGCTCGACGGTCTGGTCCTGGACGGGCAGCGGCACCGCCGCCAGCGCGGAGTAGATCCAGACGATGATGTAGGCGGTCACCAGCAACGGCACGAGGATCACGAGGCCGCTGGCGAAGTCGCGCTTCCACGATGCCGAACTCATCTGCAGGTATCTGGCCGCCGAACCGTAGTAAGCGTGTTCCTTCAGGACGCGAACAGGAACGGTATCCGGCCGTGGCCCCCTCGACGGCTGTCCGGGCGGGGCGGACGCCGGCCGAGGGGGAACCGGTCACCCGCTCGCGACCGCCCGTAGCGCGAACGCGAGGTTCTCCTTCCGTTCGAGCACCCGCCGGTAGAAGTACGAGAGCCACTTCGAGCCGTAGGGGGCGTACTGCCACACCTCCCGCTCGTCGGCCAGGTCGAACTGGGCGTCCTCGCGGACGCCCATCAGCATCTGCACCTCGTAGGGGGTCCCGTGCTCGTCGTGCAACCGCTCGGCCAGCGCGACCATCTCCGGGTCGTGGCTCCCCACGGCCACCCCGTCGTCGAACGCCTCGAACATGTACTCGAGGCAGTCCCGGTAGGCCTCGTTCACCCGCGGCTTCTCCCGGTAGGCCACCGCTTCCGGCGGGTCGTAGGCGCCCTTGACCAGCCGGACCTTCCCGGGCAGGTCGGCCAGCCGTTCGAGGTCCTCGCGCGTGCGCCTGAGGTTCGCCTGCACGCAGACGCCGACGCCCCCGCCGGTCTCGCGGGCGTGGTGTTCGAAGGCGTCGAGCGTCGCGTCGGTCGTCGTGTGGTCCTCCATGTCCATCCACACGAACACCCCGTGTTCGTCCGCCCGCTCGACGACCCGGGCGAGGTTCTCCCGGAACACCTCCTCGCCCACGTCGAGCCCGAGCTGGGAGGGTTTCACCGAGATGCGGGCCCGCAGGTCCGTCCCCGCGATGTCGTCGACCAGTTCGCAGTAGGCCGCGGCGTCCGCGTCGGCCGGTTCGCGTTCGTCGTAGTGTTCGCCGAGCAGGTTGAGGATCACCCCGACCCCGCGTTCGTTGGTCTCGCGGGCGTGTTCCAGCGCCGCCGGCGCCGTCTCGCCGGCGACGAAGCGACTCGCTATCGGCGGAAGCATGCTGGTAAGTATTGCCGCCGGTGTGAAATGGGTACCGGCGTCGCGTCGGGCGTCGAGGGGAAAGAGCACCAGATGCGGGCGAGGGCCACCCGGACGCGGGCGTGGAGCGCCGACGCGAACCACGGCGACTTAAGAACCGCGGGGCTGTCGGCGTCGGTATGGACCTGGTCACGGTGGTCGTCACGGCGCTGTGGGCAATGGGGCCCGCGTACGTGCCGAACAACGCGGCGGTGCTGGCCGGCGGCGGCCGGCCCATCGACGGCGGGCGCACCTGGGGCGGCCGGCGCGTCCTCGGCGACGGCAAGACCTGGCGCGGGACCGCCGCCGGCACCGCCGCCGGCGTCGCGCTCGCGCTCGCCCTCAACGCCGGGTCGGACGCCATCGCCGGCCTCCTGGGCGTCCCCGCGGTCGAGTTCCCGCTGGCGGCCGCCGTCGGGCTGGCGCTCGGTGCGATGGTCGGCGACATCGGCGCCTCCTTTATCAAGCGCCGGAGCGGCCGCGAGCGCGGCGCCCCGTTCCCCGGGCTGGACCAGCTGGACTTCGTCGTCGGCGCGCTCGCGCTGGCGGCCGTCCTCGACTTCGAGTGGGTGACCGCGACGTTCACCCCGCCGGTGCTCGTGACGGTGCTGGTCGTCACCCCGCTGTTGCACGTCGTCACCAACGGCATCGCCTACCTCATCGGCGCCAAGGACGAACCCTGGTAGGGACGGACTCTGGTAGGCCCCGGCGACCGGAGCGCACCGGGGCCTTCACCGCCTGCCGGTTCCCGCCTCGTCGTCGCGCGTTCCGTCCGCAGTCCAGCGCCCGGACCCACGCCGCCGAGCAGGGAGCCGAGCACCGTCACACTTAGCCCGCGGGCGGGAGTCACCGGCGGGCATGGACGACTCCGCCGCCCTGCGGCTGACCCTCCGCCGTTGCACCGCGGTCGTCGTCGTCGGCCTCGGGCTGATCGCCGCGAACACCCACCGGTACGGCCCGAACGCCGGCTTCGGCCACCCCCTGGCGTACCTCGCCGTCGGCTACCTCGCCGTGAGCCTCCTCGCCGGCTTCTTCCCTCAGAGCGGCGACTCGTTCGACTCGGCCGGCGGCCCGCCCCCGGGTGACGAGGACGGACCCGGCGACGAGGGCGGACCGGACGCCGACGCGGACGACGGCGATGCCGACACCGACCACCGGGACCGGCCGCCGGCCGCGACCGGCGGCGGCGAACGCCGGTGACCGGGCGGCGTTCACGCCGTCGAGACCGTCAGATTTAGTCGCCCGCGGGTCGCGTCGGCGCGTATGGACGACGCGGCGAGCGCGGCGGACATCGCCGCCCTCCAGCGGACGATCCGCCGGTGTACGGCCCTCCTCGTGGTCGTAGTCGGCGTCCACCTCGCGGTCGTCACACCCGGGTCGAGCGACTGGGGCGCGCTGCTGGCGACCGCGGCCGGGTTCTACCTCTTCGCGAGCGTGACCGACCTGGAGGGGAGCGCGTCCGAATCCGGCGATGGCGGGGCCGACGACGGGCAGGAGGGGGACGGAACCGACGCCGACGCGGACGACGGCGACGAGACCGATAGCGACGGACGCGACGACGGGCACGAGGAGGGATCCGCAGTTCGGTCGGACGCGGGCGGCTGACGGCTCGGTGACGTAGCCCTTAACCGCTCGGCTCGCGTACCCCGGGGTATGACTGACGACCGGGACGACCACGAGTTCTCCTCCGGGCAGGGCTTCGACGACCCCTACGAGGGGTTCGACATCGACCCGCCCGAGCTACAGGTCGACACGGACAAGGTCGACCCCGTCGACTCGCGGGCGGTCGCGGACCTGCTCGACGACCGCAACCTCGCCGCCGAGGAGGTCGACGCGGCGGAGCTGCTGGACGTGGGCCTGAGCTACCTCGGCATCAACCGCTACGAGCAGGCCACCGACGCGCTCGAGCGGGCCGCCCGCTTCGCCGACGACGAGCGGGTCGAACAGGAGGCCTGGACCAACAAGGGCGTCGCCCACGCCGAACTGGAGGAGTGGGACGCCGCCATCGGCGCCTACCGCGAGGCGCTGTCCATCGACGACGACTCCGAGCACGCCGCCACCGCCGAGACGAACCTCGCCTACGCGCTGTGGGAGTCGGGCCGCACCGAGCAGGCGCTGGAACACGCCGAGCGCGCCGTCGAGATCGACCCCCGCTTCGGCGAGGGCTGGTACAACCGCGGCTTCTTCCTGCTGGAGCGGGGCCTCGCCGAGGACGCCCGCAACGCCTTCGACAACGCCATCCGACTGGGCTTTCGCAACGCCGAGATCCTGGAGGAGAAGGCCCGCGCGCTGGAGGAGCTCGGCGAGGACGAGCGCGCCGAGGAACTGGCCGAGGAGGCCGACGAACTCCGCCAGGACGCCGAGGCGGAGATGCTGGAGTAGATGCTGCTCAACGAGCGCGACACCGACGAGGGGCTGCTCGTCTCGGTCTGCGACCCCGAGGACCTGGGCGAGACCTACGAGAACGGCTCGGTCTCGCTGACCGTCGAACCCGGCTTCTACGACGGCGAGGAGGCCTCCGAGGAGGAGGTCGTCGACAGCCTCCGGCGGTGTACGACCGCCAACCTCGTCGGCGAGGAGAGCGTCGCCCTCGCCGTCGAACACGGCTTCGTCGACGAGGAGAACGTCCTCGAACTCGACGGCACGCGCCACGCGCAACTACTCTGGATGTGAGCGCGGCCCGGCCGGGTCGCCCCGGCCGACCGGAACGTTTCTGACCTCGCAGTGAGTCGACAGGAGTATGACCGATCGTGACAGCGAGCGCGGCGACCCCGCGGACCCCGACGCCGGGTCCGGTCCGGTAGTTTCAGACGGCGGCTCGGCCGCCGAAATCGACGAGGAGCGGCTCTACGAGATCGTCCACGACGCCGTCGAGGACGCGGTCCTCGGCGTCGTGGGCACGCTCCTGTTGCTCGGGATCGGGTTCGTCTTCCTCGTCTCGGGAGCGACGGCGGTCGTCGGCGCGACGTCCACCGCGGAGTTCGGGGTCGGCCTCACCGTGCTCCTGGTCGGTCTCGTCGTCTTCGTCACGACGCTCAGGGGCGTCCTGCCGGTCCGCCGGTGGGTCTGAAACCGGCGGTCGTCCGAGGTGTTCGCCGAGCGCGAACTGAGTTTTCGGGAAACCGAAGGAATGTTGCCCGTCGAGCACCTGTCTCCGAGCAATGGGAGTGTCAGAACCGGAGTCGCTCGACGTCGAGCGCATCCGCGAGGACTTTCCGATCCTCGACCGGGAGTTCGCGGGGGAGCAGCTGGCGTATCTCGACAACGCGGCGACCAGCCAGACGCCCGACCAGGTCGTCGACGCCATCGCCCGCTACTACCGCCACACCAACGCCAACGTCCACCGCGGGCTCCACCAGCTGAGCCAGGAGGCCTCCATCGCCTACGAGGAGGCCCACGACCGCGTCGCCGAGTTCGTCGGCGCCGACGGCCGCGAGGAGGTCGTCTTCGGGAAGAACACCACCGAGGCGATGAACACCGTCGCCTACGCGTGGGGCCTGGCGGAACTCGGCCCGGGCGACGAGGTCGTGATGACCGAGATGGAGCATCACGCCGCCCTCGTGACGTGGCAGCAGATCGCCAAGAAGACCGGCGCGACCGTCAAGTACGCCCGCGTCGACGACGAGGGCTACCTCGACATGGACCACCTCCGCGAACTGGTCACCGACGACACGGAGATGGTCAGCGTCGTCCACGTCTCGAACACACTGGGCACCGTGAATCCGGTCTCGGAGATCGCCGACGTGGCCCACGACCACGACGCGCTGTGTTTCGTCGACGGCGCGCAGTCGGTCCCGCACATGCCGGTCGACGTGAAGGCCATGGACGCCGACTTCTTCGCCTTCTCCGGCCACAAGATGTGCGGTCCCACGGGCATCGGCGTCCTCTACGGCAAGGAGCACCTCCTGGAGGAGATGCAGCCGTACCTCTACGGCGGGATGATGATCGAGAAGGTCACCTTCGAGGACTCGACGTGGCACGAGCTCCCCTGGAAGTTCGAGGCCGGGACGCCCCCCATCTCCCAGGGCATCGCGCTCGCGGAGGCCTGCGACTACCTCGACGACATCGGCATGGAGAACGTGCAACGACACGGCGAGGCGCTGGCCGAGTACGCCCACGACCGGCTCTCGGAGTTCGAGGACATCGATATTCTCGGCCCGCCGGGCGACGACCGCGCGGCGCTGGTCTCGTTCAACCTCGACGGCGTCCACGCCCACGACGCCTCGGAGATCCTGAACGACTACGCCGTCGCGGTGCGGGCCGGCGACCACTGCACCCAGCCGCTGCACGACAAGCTCGGCATATCTTCTTCGACGCGCGCGAGCTTCTACATCTACAACACGGAGGAGGAGGTCGACAAGCTGGTCGAGGCGCTGGACGCGGCGCGCGAGCTGTTCGCCTGAACGTCCGGCGCCCCCGGCGCCGGTTCCTCGCGGCGAGCGAACGGAGTGAGCGAGCCGCGTCTTTTTGCCCCATCTTTTTCGAGGAGTGGTGCCCGCAGCGAGCGTAGCGAGCGAGGACACCGAGGAGAAAAAGGTGGTCTCACAACACGGAGGAGGAGGTCGACAAGCTGGTCGAGGCGCTGGACGCGGCGCGCGAGCTGTTCGCCTGAGCGTCCGGGGCCGGCGGCACAATTTTCGCCCACGCGTTTCGCGGTTCGTGAACTGCGACGGGGGCTTATAACATCGGACGGGAAAGGGGCGGGTGTGAGCGATGCGCCGCCGCCGGAGGAGACGCTCGCGCTGCTGGGCGACGAGTACGCCCGGGCGATCCTCATCGCCACACGGAGCGAACCAATGACAGCCGACGCGCTCGCGGAGGCGCTCGACGCCGCGCCCTCCACCGTCTACGACCGCATCGACGACCTGACAGCCGCCGGGTTCCTCTCGGAGGCCACCCGCACCGACGACCGGGGCAACCACTACGCCGAGTATCGCGCCCGCCTCGAACGGCTGGGGCTCGAACTGACCGACGAGGGGTTCGAACTCGCGGTGAGCCACCGCGACCGCGACGAGACCGCCGCGCGGCTGCACGCCCTCTGGAGTGATCTGCGGTGACGAGCGCCGGCACGCTCGCGATGGCCACGTCGCTGATCCAGGGGCTGGTCGTCGTCGGGACGCTCGTCGTCATCGGCAAGGCCGCCGTCGCCTACCGCCAGCACGACAGCCGCCCGATGGCCCTGCTGGCGGTCGGGCTGTTCCTCGTGCTGGTCGCGCCGCCGGCGTTCGAGACGGCTGTCGGTGCGCTGCTGAACGGCACGCCGCTGACCGGCCCCGTCGGCGGCGACCGGCCACTGACGGCGGCGACGCTCTGGTGGGCGTTCCTCGCCGAGGAACTCATCCGGCTCGCCGGCGTCGCCGCCCTCCTCGGGTCGCTGTACGTCCGGGAGTGACTGGCGGCGACCGCGTCGACGGATTCTGGCGGTGTGTTCGTATGGCTCGTCGAGTAGTGGTTTCTGGTTGTTCTGGTGTGGAAGGACTGGGCGCGACAGCGACCACACTCGACGGTGAGCGCTGAAAGCCCTCGGCGCGCTCGCTACCTGGAGTCTCTACTGCAGGGGACAGCAAGCGATGAAAGCCCTCGGCGCGCTCGCGGTCGCTGAGCGGGATATCCGCGCTCTCCGCACGGCCCGCGCGGATAGTCGCCCGCTCAGACGACTAAACTGGACGCGAGCGCGCCTCGCCCTTTC
Above is a genomic segment from Halosimplex halophilum containing:
- a CDS encoding UvrD-helicase domain-containing protein, with amino-acid sequence MTEPSTQVTRLFGGPGSGKTTALLDRVETLLEENDDVEFRDVLVVSYTRAAAAEIRERLAERLGESPRALKGNVCTMHAKAYELLDLSRGDVVGESDKEDFCEEYGIEYEDEYEGSRRRTARSTTIGNKIIATSQWLQRTRRDVADWYDVPFKWDDEEVRLPPEIDDNAQTGNKYTPTWPSDDDRISVPETIRAWRQYKGENDVVGFADMLERVAQRSLLPNVDYLVIDEFQDITTLQYDVYREWRPHMETVLIAGDDDQVVYAWQGADPDLLLEEDVTDDNVLPNSYRLPSRILNVVNREVSHIDKRQEKDLNPRKEGGRVEGVQNPSMIDLVRNVRTTIEEDEDGTAMILFRARYQMFQFIDEFIGEGIPFTCLTDQRMWTDRLTQYVRAIEALDVDEPVTGLQARRLADMLADSAFGSGERDDLFDELDAMEEAADVEDLEELSVEPETIRDYAPFVPDPRAAADMLRKVTSFQERSVEAYFAGEYEGMEADRVRLGTIHSAKGREADHVFVATDLTEKVVEQMAATVDQSDREVPGDEEFTKRTSPVPTLTDNERRVFYVGMSRARERLVIMENLVDGAPTLPIDVLLNNEPTGDSVEDVLAEAQELGDAVAAD
- a CDS encoding CBS domain-containing protein — protein: MDLPTPADLRERRNELGLTQSDLADRADVSQPLIARIEGGDVDPRLSTLRRIVNALQEAEGAILRAEDLMNSPIVSVEPDDSVHETQELMDEHGFSQAPVIRDGTPLGLISHSDIRQRSGDSEADNVGDYPVDELKRESIATVEPGATIDEINDYLNHNDAVLVVEDGETIGIITEADIAAHIS
- a CDS encoding DUF502 domain-containing protein, yielding MSSASWKRDFASGLVILVPLLVTAYIIVWIYSALAAVPLPVQDQTVELLGEVYNVSAPLRVALTLVIFVLVVFSLGYLMRTAFGDFIEDGIDRVMNQLPGLRVVYNASKMAVETVVSGADELQEPVKIETWQGMRMTAFKTGQTTEDGRDVLFLPTAPNITTGYVVEVDPDSYEETDERVEEALTRVLSAGFGEAENTSIPVDVATDDADGE
- a CDS encoding proline dehydrogenase family protein, with the translated sequence MLPPIASRFVAGETAPAALEHARETNERGVGVILNLLGEHYDEREPADADAAAYCELVDDIAGTDLRARISVKPSQLGLDVGEEVFRENLARVVERADEHGVFVWMDMEDHTTTDATLDAFEHHARETGGGVGVCVQANLRRTREDLERLADLPGKVRLVKGAYDPPEAVAYREKPRVNEAYRDCLEYMFEAFDDGVAVGSHDPEMVALAERLHDEHGTPYEVQMLMGVREDAQFDLADEREVWQYAPYGSKWLSYFYRRVLERKENLAFALRAVASG
- a CDS encoding CDP-2,3-bis-(O-geranylgeranyl)-sn-glycerol synthase produces the protein MDLVTVVVTALWAMGPAYVPNNAAVLAGGGRPIDGGRTWGGRRVLGDGKTWRGTAAGTAAGVALALALNAGSDAIAGLLGVPAVEFPLAAAVGLALGAMVGDIGASFIKRRSGRERGAPFPGLDQLDFVVGALALAAVLDFEWVTATFTPPVLVTVLVVTPLLHVVTNGIAYLIGAKDEPW
- a CDS encoding tetratricopeptide repeat protein; translated protein: MTDDRDDHEFSSGQGFDDPYEGFDIDPPELQVDTDKVDPVDSRAVADLLDDRNLAAEEVDAAELLDVGLSYLGINRYEQATDALERAARFADDERVEQEAWTNKGVAHAELEEWDAAIGAYREALSIDDDSEHAATAETNLAYALWESGRTEQALEHAERAVEIDPRFGEGWYNRGFFLLERGLAEDARNAFDNAIRLGFRNAEILEEKARALEELGEDERAEELAEEADELRQDAEAEMLE
- a CDS encoding DUF424 domain-containing protein, which encodes MLLNERDTDEGLLVSVCDPEDLGETYENGSVSLTVEPGFYDGEEASEEEVVDSLRRCTTANLVGEESVALAVEHGFVDEENVLELDGTRHAQLLWM
- a CDS encoding aminotransferase class V-fold PLP-dependent enzyme, which codes for MGVSEPESLDVERIREDFPILDREFAGEQLAYLDNAATSQTPDQVVDAIARYYRHTNANVHRGLHQLSQEASIAYEEAHDRVAEFVGADGREEVVFGKNTTEAMNTVAYAWGLAELGPGDEVVMTEMEHHAALVTWQQIAKKTGATVKYARVDDEGYLDMDHLRELVTDDTEMVSVVHVSNTLGTVNPVSEIADVAHDHDALCFVDGAQSVPHMPVDVKAMDADFFAFSGHKMCGPTGIGVLYGKEHLLEEMQPYLYGGMMIEKVTFEDSTWHELPWKFEAGTPPISQGIALAEACDYLDDIGMENVQRHGEALAEYAHDRLSEFEDIDILGPPGDDRAALVSFNLDGVHAHDASEILNDYAVAVRAGDHCTQPLHDKLGISSSTRASFYIYNTEEEVDKLVEALDAARELFA
- a CDS encoding helix-turn-helix domain-containing protein, yielding MSDAPPPEETLALLGDEYARAILIATRSEPMTADALAEALDAAPSTVYDRIDDLTAAGFLSEATRTDDRGNHYAEYRARLERLGLELTDEGFELAVSHRDRDETAARLHALWSDLR